A region from the uncultured Bacteroides sp. genome encodes:
- a CDS encoding TonB-dependent receptor, whose product MKDSYASSSTFMRTFFVLLFMIISVQWGFAQLNLNVSHATLGKVIEQIKSQSKYQFFYDDKLAGLSVEDIKVKNVSIEDALNVILKGKDISYKVEDNIIYLSEKDHSPQNTSQQGKERKITGRVVDATGEPLIGVNVLVKGTNTGVITNVDGNFALTIKGTNPVVQFSYIGYKSQEVAVKGQIAINLVMQSDTQMIDEVVVTALGIKRSEKALSYNVQQINTDEITSNKDANFVNSLSGKVAGVNINASSSGVGGVSKVVMRGTKSIMQSSNALYVIDGMPIFSGRAAAGGTEFESQGASEPIADINPEDIESMSVLTGAAAAALYGSEAANGAIVITTKKGKEGKLSLMVNSNTEFMTPFVMPSFQNRYGTGTEGVLSPSGALSWGAPLTKANNYGYSPKDDYFQTGIIGTESISLSTGTEKNQTYASAAIVNSKGIVPNNEYNRYNFAVRNTTSFLNDKMKLDVGANYILQNDRNMTNQGSYNNPLVGAYLFPRGNDWQDIQMYERYDLARKIYTQYWPIGDEAMAMQNPYWINYRNLRENKKDRYMLNAGLTYQILDWLNISGRIRLDNSNNDYTEKFYASTNTQLTEKSSRGLYGITKSQDKQLYADFLININKYFGEDWSLQANIGGSFSDVRSDAMKVRGPIADGSDSFTGEPVGLTNFFAIQNLSASKTQRLQDGWREQTQSVFASTELGYKNTYFLTLTGRNDWPSQLAGPNSKSKSFFYPSIGGSVVLSELIPDLNRDYLSFMKIRGSWASVGSAFERYLANPRYEWNASSGQWSITTQYPLYNLKPERTNSWEMGLSIRFLKNFDFDVTYYNAKTMNQTFNPQLPVSGWSAMYIQTGAVRNSGIELSLGYKKTWERFTWDTGFTFSTNKNKILVLADDVINPATGERFSLNVLNMGGLGEARFLLKEGGSMGDLYSLIDLKRDDNGKILVNQNEQISTETIQNPNNYIKLGSVLPKGNLAWRNNFSWNNFNAGFLVSARLGGVVYSRTQAMLDYYGVSEASANARDLGYVLVNGNDYINPETWYTVVGSGTSIPQYYTYSATNVRLQEVSLGYTFPRKMLHNICDLKVSVIGRNLWMIYNKAPFDPESVASTDNFYQGIDYFIMPSLRNIGFSLSLKF is encoded by the coding sequence ATGAAGGACAGTTATGCTTCTAGTTCGACTTTCATGCGAACTTTTTTCGTTTTGTTGTTCATGATAATTTCCGTTCAATGGGGCTTTGCCCAGTTGAATTTAAATGTGTCTCATGCTACATTAGGAAAAGTCATTGAACAAATTAAATCTCAATCCAAATATCAATTCTTTTATGATGATAAACTGGCTGGGCTGTCAGTAGAGGATATCAAAGTAAAAAATGTGTCCATCGAAGATGCCCTGAACGTTATTCTTAAAGGAAAAGATATTTCATACAAAGTAGAAGATAATATCATTTATCTCTCAGAAAAGGACCATTCGCCGCAAAATACCAGTCAACAAGGCAAAGAACGAAAGATTACCGGGCGGGTCGTCGATGCTACGGGGGAGCCTTTGATCGGTGTAAACGTGTTGGTAAAAGGTACAAATACCGGTGTTATTACCAATGTGGACGGTAATTTTGCTTTGACGATAAAAGGAACAAATCCGGTTGTCCAGTTTTCTTATATAGGCTACAAGTCTCAGGAAGTTGCGGTGAAAGGACAAATCGCCATTAACTTGGTGATGCAGAGCGATACACAAATGATAGACGAAGTTGTAGTGACCGCACTGGGTATCAAACGCTCGGAGAAAGCTTTGTCTTATAACGTGCAGCAGATCAACACCGACGAAATCACTTCAAATAAAGATGCCAACTTTGTCAATTCACTGAGTGGCAAGGTTGCCGGTGTTAATATCAATGCTTCCTCTTCAGGAGTAGGCGGAGTTTCTAAAGTCGTGATGCGAGGCACTAAATCTATTATGCAGTCTTCGAATGCACTTTACGTCATTGACGGAATGCCCATCTTCTCGGGACGTGCGGCTGCCGGCGGCACGGAATTTGAGTCACAGGGGGCTTCCGAACCCATAGCAGACATTAACCCTGAAGATATTGAGTCTATGTCCGTACTTACCGGTGCGGCCGCAGCTGCATTATATGGTTCGGAAGCAGCCAACGGTGCAATTGTCATTACTACTAAAAAGGGCAAGGAAGGCAAATTAAGCTTGATGGTCAATAGCAATACGGAATTTATGACTCCGTTCGTGATGCCTAGTTTCCAGAATCGTTACGGAACAGGTACAGAAGGGGTGTTAAGTCCTTCAGGAGCCCTTAGTTGGGGAGCACCTCTGACAAAAGCTAATAATTATGGTTACAGCCCGAAGGATGATTATTTTCAAACGGGTATTATTGGCACCGAGAGCATTTCCCTGTCTACCGGTACCGAAAAGAATCAGACTTATGCATCGGCTGCAATTGTCAACTCTAAAGGCATCGTGCCCAACAACGAATATAATCGCTATAATTTTGCAGTACGTAACACTACTTCATTCCTGAATGATAAGATGAAGTTGGACGTGGGTGCCAATTATATTCTGCAAAACGACAGGAACATGACGAATCAAGGTTCTTACAATAACCCTTTGGTGGGAGCCTATCTGTTTCCGCGTGGCAATGACTGGCAAGACATTCAAATGTACGAACGTTATGATCTTGCCCGCAAAATTTATACTCAATACTGGCCGATAGGTGATGAAGCCATGGCCATGCAAAATCCATATTGGATTAACTACAGAAATCTACGTGAAAATAAAAAAGACCGCTACATGTTGAATGCGGGATTGACTTATCAAATATTGGATTGGTTGAATATATCGGGACGTATTCGTCTGGATAACTCGAACAATGACTATACTGAGAAGTTCTATGCTTCTACCAATACTCAGCTAACGGAAAAATCGTCACGTGGTTTGTATGGCATCACCAAATCACAAGATAAGCAACTCTATGCCGATTTCTTGATTAATATTAATAAGTATTTTGGTGAAGACTGGTCTTTACAAGCCAATATTGGTGGTTCTTTCTCTGATGTACGTTCCGATGCTATGAAGGTGCGCGGTCCTATTGCCGACGGCAGTGACTCTTTTACGGGAGAGCCTGTAGGATTGACGAATTTTTTTGCCATTCAGAATTTGAGTGCCAGCAAAACGCAACGTTTGCAGGATGGGTGGCGTGAACAAACTCAGTCTGTTTTTGCATCGACGGAACTTGGTTATAAAAACACTTATTTCTTGACGTTAACAGGCCGAAACGACTGGCCTTCACAATTGGCCGGACCCAACTCCAAAAGCAAATCTTTCTTCTATCCATCGATTGGTGGCTCTGTTGTTTTGTCAGAATTGATACCTGATCTGAATAGAGACTATTTATCTTTTATGAAAATAAGAGGTTCGTGGGCTTCAGTGGGTAGTGCTTTTGAAAGATATTTGGCCAATCCGCGGTACGAATGGAATGCAAGTTCCGGCCAGTGGAGTATCACCACCCAGTATCCTTTGTATAATTTGAAGCCCGAACGTACCAATTCGTGGGAAATGGGTTTGTCTATACGCTTTCTTAAGAATTTTGACTTTGATGTCACCTATTATAATGCTAAGACCATGAACCAGACATTCAATCCGCAATTACCGGTAAGCGGCTGGTCTGCTATGTACATCCAGACGGGTGCGGTGCGTAACTCCGGTATTGAACTGTCATTAGGATATAAGAAGACTTGGGAAAGATTTACCTGGGATACCGGCTTTACTTTCTCGACTAATAAAAATAAGATTCTTGTATTGGCGGATGATGTAATTAACCCCGCAACAGGTGAACGTTTCTCACTCAATGTTTTGAATATGGGTGGCTTGGGCGAAGCACGATTCTTGCTGAAAGAAGGTGGAAGTATGGGAGATTTATATTCGTTGATAGACTTGAAACGGGATGATAATGGAAAAATTCTCGTTAATCAGAATGAACAGATTTCTACCGAAACCATTCAAAATCCCAATAATTATATTAAATTGGGAAGTGTGCTGCCTAAAGGGAATCTAGCATGGCGTAATAACTTTAGCTGGAATAATTTCAATGCAGGTTTTTTAGTATCTGCTCGTCTGGGTGGAGTGGTCTATTCGCGAACCCAGGCCATGCTCGATTATTACGGAGTGTCTGAAGCATCGGCCAATGCACGCGATCTTGGTTACGTGCTTGTAAATGGCAATGACTACATTAATCCTGAGACATGGTACACTGTAGTAGGTAGCGGTACTTCTATTCCTCAATATTATACTTATTCGGCTACCAATGTTCGTTTGCAGGAAGTTTCTCTCGGTTATACATTCCCAAGAAAAATGCTACACAACATTTGTGATCTGAAAGTATCAGTCATTGGACGTAATCTTTGGATGATTTACAATAAGGCTCCTTTTGATCCCGAAAGTGTAGCATCTACCGATAATTTTTATCAAGGAATCGATTATTTTATAATGCCTTCTTTGCGTAATATTGGTTTCAGCTTGAGCCTTAAATTTTAA
- a CDS encoding FecR domain-containing protein: protein MISKNMDKLDEAIMAKFLMGECTEDELCRLNVWLKESSEHAHEFFKMEELYFLGKSDQWAEEEKVDKAERALFDRLKQEENSYKRKTLFRWMLYAAIFAGVFILLSASLYIYRAQKEEKELVIVSAQDAVKKVQLPDGTKVWLNKYTVLKYPRQFSGKKRNVYMDGEAYFEVKRDTEKPFVVRNEVVQVRVLGTVFNLKSEKMNKLAVATLIKGEIEVKGNHDEGMVVLSPGQKAELNGMAQRLVVKQVDTGTENWYSNEFVFEKADIYAIARTLEKSYGMKIILSPDIDVKKTYSGTLAKKGDVESVLKSIENTIPIKYKIVGNSVFISLRK from the coding sequence ATGATAAGTAAAAATATGGATAAATTGGATGAGGCTATAATGGCGAAATTCCTGATGGGAGAATGTACGGAGGATGAGCTTTGTAGACTGAATGTCTGGTTGAAAGAATCGAGTGAACACGCTCACGAATTCTTTAAGATGGAAGAATTATATTTTTTGGGGAAATCTGATCAATGGGCGGAAGAAGAGAAAGTGGACAAAGCCGAACGGGCTTTGTTTGACAGATTGAAACAAGAAGAAAACTCATATAAACGGAAAACACTTTTCCGATGGATGCTTTATGCAGCCATTTTTGCCGGAGTCTTTATTCTCTTGAGCGCCTCTCTCTATATTTATCGAGCTCAAAAAGAAGAAAAAGAGCTGGTCATTGTGAGCGCCCAGGATGCGGTCAAAAAAGTACAACTGCCTGATGGGACAAAAGTCTGGCTCAATAAATATACAGTGCTGAAGTATCCACGCCAGTTTTCTGGAAAAAAACGGAACGTCTACATGGATGGAGAAGCTTACTTTGAAGTAAAGAGAGATACGGAAAAACCATTTGTTGTAAGGAATGAGGTTGTGCAAGTAAGGGTGTTGGGAACGGTTTTTAATCTGAAAAGTGAGAAAATGAATAAATTGGCGGTTGCCACTCTAATTAAAGGGGAAATAGAGGTGAAAGGCAATCACGACGAAGGTATGGTTGTTTTATCACCCGGCCAGAAAGCGGAATTGAATGGTATGGCTCAACGACTGGTTGTGAAGCAAGTTGATACCGGCACCGAAAACTGGTATAGTAATGAATTTGTGTTTGAAAAGGCCGATATTTATGCCATTGCCAGGACACTCGAAAAATCTTACGGGATGAAGATCATTTTATCACCTGATATTGATGTCAAGAAAACGTATTCTGGGACACTGGCCAAAAAAGGGGACGTGGAGAGTGTCTTGAAATCTATTGAGAATACAATACCTATTAAATATAAAATAGTAGGAAACAGTGTGTTTATTTCACTAAGAAAGTAG
- a CDS encoding RNA polymerase sigma-70 factor: protein MDDEFEIIYKSLFHKYYSNLLFYATRIVGEEEAEDLVQEVFVDLWRRKDTMILGEEARAFLYRAVYTRSLNVLKHRKVRDSYEAVMMEINQKRVECYGPDDHDVVKRIEDRELRTEIVAAINELPAKCKTVFKLKYLHHMKSKDVAEAMNISSRTVEAHMYNALKFLREKLKYLNLLLVLFF, encoded by the coding sequence ATGGACGATGAGTTTGAAATAATTTATAAGTCTCTTTTTCATAAATACTATTCTAATTTGCTTTTTTATGCCACACGTATTGTCGGAGAAGAAGAGGCTGAGGATTTGGTACAAGAAGTATTTGTGGATTTGTGGCGTCGGAAAGACACGATGATACTTGGGGAAGAAGCACGAGCTTTTTTGTACCGGGCTGTGTATACGCGTTCACTTAATGTGTTGAAACATCGTAAAGTGAGAGATTCTTACGAAGCCGTCATGATGGAAATAAATCAGAAAAGGGTTGAATGTTATGGCCCGGACGACCATGATGTGGTGAAAAGAATAGAAGATAGGGAACTTAGAACGGAAATTGTTGCTGCAATAAACGAATTACCGGCTAAATGCAAAACGGTATTTAAACTTAAATACTTGCATCATATGAAAAGTAAAGATGTAGCCGAGGCAATGAATATTTCGTCACGAACGGTAGAAGCTCATATGTATAATGCTTTGAAGTTTCTGCGGGAAAAATTGAAATATCTGAATCTTCTATTAGTTCTGTTTTTTTAA
- a CDS encoding DUF3256 family protein, with amino-acid sequence MKKNLLLLFFMLPAIFVKGQEAKTLFVNMPDSLSPILTAVNRADCIDFLNSKMKAQVKNKFDNMSEMTELAPDYIRMKMSDRSDWQMKLLATTDSTKVICTVATACGPACDSEVRFFTTNWKELPASKFLTVPAMDDFFQVPDSTEMDKYNRLRSQADMLLLKADFSKANDTLTFTFATVDYMEKDEAEKLKPFLRSPLVYVWQQDTRSFVRK; translated from the coding sequence ATGAAAAAGAATCTATTGCTGCTGTTTTTTATGTTGCCGGCTATCTTCGTGAAGGGGCAGGAGGCTAAAACATTGTTCGTTAACATGCCCGATTCGCTTAGTCCGATACTCACGGCAGTGAATCGTGCCGACTGCATTGATTTTCTGAATAGCAAGATGAAGGCGCAGGTGAAGAACAAGTTTGATAATATGTCTGAAATGACTGAATTGGCACCCGACTATATCCGTATGAAGATGAGCGATAGAAGTGACTGGCAGATGAAGTTGCTGGCTACTACGGATTCTACGAAAGTAATCTGTACCGTTGCCACTGCCTGCGGCCCAGCGTGTGATAGTGAGGTGCGTTTCTTTACGACCAACTGGAAGGAACTGCCGGCTTCGAAGTTTCTGACTGTTCCGGCAATGGATGATTTCTTTCAGGTGCCCGACTCTACGGAGATGGATAAATATAATCGTCTTCGCTCGCAGGCGGATATGTTGTTGCTCAAAGCGGACTTTTCTAAAGCGAATGATACGCTGACTTTTACTTTTGCTACGGTAGATTATATGGAGAAGGATGAAGCAGAGAAACTAAAGCCTTTTCTTCGCTCGCCGTTGGTGTATGTGTGGCAACAAGATACAAGAAGCTTCGTTAGAAAGTAG
- a CDS encoding DMT family transporter, whose translation MWLLFAFFSAALLGFYDVFKKHSLKENAVLPVLFLNTLFSSLIFLPFILLSIFVPRLLGGSMFDVPLVGWEVHKFIILKSFIVLSSWIFGYFGMKHLPLTIVGPINATRPVMVLVGAMLLFGERLNLYQWIGVMLAVFSFFLLSRSGKKEGIDFVHNKWILFIVLAAITGAISGLYDKFLMKQFAPMVVQAWYNIYQMFIMCPILLLLWWPKRKNNTPFRWDWSILLISIFLSAADFVYFYALSFDGSMISIVSMVRRGSVVVSFIFGAMLFREKNLKSKAIDLVLILIGMIFLYLGSK comes from the coding sequence ATGTGGTTATTATTTGCTTTTTTTTCGGCAGCCCTGCTGGGGTTTTATGATGTGTTTAAAAAACATTCGCTGAAAGAAAATGCCGTTCTTCCGGTGTTGTTTCTGAATACATTGTTTTCTAGCCTGATTTTCCTACCTTTTATTTTATTATCGATCTTTGTGCCCCGTTTGCTGGGTGGTTCCATGTTTGATGTGCCGTTAGTGGGGTGGGAGGTGCATAAGTTTATCATCCTTAAGTCGTTTATCGTTCTTTCGTCGTGGATATTCGGCTACTTCGGCATGAAGCATTTGCCGCTGACTATTGTGGGGCCTATCAACGCCACACGCCCGGTGATGGTACTGGTGGGGGCTATGTTACTGTTTGGTGAGCGGCTCAATTTGTATCAATGGATAGGGGTGATGCTGGCCGTGTTTTCCTTTTTCTTGCTGAGCCGTTCGGGAAAGAAAGAGGGGATAGACTTTGTGCACAACAAATGGATACTTTTTATTGTGCTGGCTGCCATAACGGGTGCCATTAGCGGGTTGTATGATAAGTTCCTGATGAAACAATTCGCTCCGATGGTGGTGCAGGCGTGGTATAATATTTATCAGATGTTTATCATGTGCCCCATCTTGCTGTTGCTGTGGTGGCCCAAACGAAAAAATAACACGCCTTTCAGATGGGATTGGAGCATTTTGCTGATTTCCATTTTTCTGTCGGCGGCGGACTTTGTTTATTTCTATGCTCTCAGCTTTGATGGTTCGATGATATCCATTGTGTCGATGGTGCGTAGGGGGAGTGTGGTGGTTTCGTTCATTTTCGGCGCGATGCTCTTCCGTGAAAAGAATTTAAAAAGCAAGGCTATTGACCTTGTTCTGATATTAATAGGAATGATATTCCTATATTTGGGATCAAAATAA
- the truA gene encoding tRNA pseudouridine(38-40) synthase TruA: MQRYFIYLAYDGANYHGWQIQPNGISVQECLEKALSVSLQREMRVTGAGRTDAGVHASLMVAHFDFDDEPMDVEFMAEKLNRLLPQDISVYSVKRVKPDAHARFDARSRTYKYYITTAKHAFNRQYRWRLYGELDFEKMNEASGQLFRYADFTSFSKLHTDVKTNLCEIMQAEWEQVDDTTWVFTIRADRFLRNMVRAIVGTLVEVGRGKLSIEGFRTIIEQQDRGKAGTSAPGNGLFLVDIEYGEDIFAE; the protein is encoded by the coding sequence GTGCAACGATATTTCATCTATTTAGCTTACGACGGTGCAAACTATCACGGTTGGCAGATACAACCAAACGGTATTAGCGTGCAGGAATGTCTGGAGAAGGCGCTTTCTGTTTCTCTTCAACGGGAAATGAGGGTGACGGGTGCCGGGCGAACGGATGCTGGCGTACATGCTTCGTTGATGGTGGCGCATTTTGATTTTGATGATGAACCGATGGATGTGGAGTTTATGGCCGAAAAGCTGAACCGTTTGCTCCCGCAGGATATATCAGTGTACAGTGTGAAGCGGGTGAAGCCCGATGCGCATGCACGCTTTGATGCGAGATCGCGTACGTATAAGTATTACATAACAACGGCGAAGCATGCCTTTAATCGGCAGTATCGTTGGAGGCTGTATGGAGAACTCGATTTTGAGAAGATGAACGAGGCGTCCGGCCAGTTGTTTCGTTATGCGGACTTTACCAGTTTTAGTAAGCTGCATACGGATGTGAAGACGAATCTTTGTGAAATTATGCAGGCTGAGTGGGAACAGGTGGACGATACGACGTGGGTGTTTACCATTCGTGCCGACCGCTTTCTGCGGAATATGGTGCGTGCCATAGTGGGTACGCTCGTTGAGGTGGGGCGGGGCAAGCTCAGTATAGAGGGTTTTCGAACCATCATAGAGCAACAAGATCGTGGCAAGGCAGGCACTTCGGCTCCCGGAAATGGTTTGTTTTTGGTGGATATAGAGTATGGTGAAGATATTTTTGCAGAGTAA
- a CDS encoding FAD:protein FMN transferase — protein sequence MKTRIIYWMLALCVLCSCHGRMQYYEVAGTYLHTLYHIKLEYTESLDGAIKEELHRCYHTINPFDSLSVISMINRNEDMRTDSLFNAVFAKAVEVGSKTDGMLDVTCAPFINLWGFGFKKMNDPTPQTIDSIRSFVGFHKVKIENGMLVKEDPRILLNFSALGDGTMCDVVANLFEKKGIKNYMIEIGGEIMARGVNPKGDCWHVGIVKPTYDSLGVNQELQQVVCLCGKKGLATSGNYRNYHENNGVKYGHTINPKTGYPAQQDILSATIIADNCMTADAYATAFMAMGMEKAKLLKEKAPCIEYFIIYADKKGKLCTEYSKGFTQYLFE from the coding sequence ATGAAAACAAGGATAATTTATTGGATGCTTGCATTGTGTGTTTTATGTAGTTGCCATGGCCGGATGCAATATTACGAGGTGGCAGGAACTTATTTACATACTCTTTATCATATTAAACTTGAATATACTGAATCTCTTGATGGCGCTATTAAAGAGGAGCTTCATCGCTGTTATCACACAATAAATCCATTTGATTCGTTGTCTGTCATTTCCATGATTAACCGCAATGAAGATATGCGTACCGATAGTTTGTTCAATGCAGTGTTTGCTAAGGCAGTTGAGGTAGGTAGCAAAACGGATGGAATGCTTGATGTGACTTGTGCTCCCTTTATCAATCTTTGGGGATTTGGATTTAAAAAGATGAATGACCCTACTCCACAAACGATTGATAGTATCCGTTCATTTGTAGGCTTTCATAAAGTGAAGATTGAAAATGGAATGTTGGTAAAAGAAGATCCCCGTATTTTGCTCAACTTTTCGGCTCTTGGAGATGGAACGATGTGCGATGTGGTAGCCAATTTATTCGAGAAGAAGGGCATTAAAAACTACATGATTGAGATAGGAGGGGAGATTATGGCTAGAGGGGTAAATCCTAAAGGAGATTGCTGGCATGTGGGAATAGTTAAGCCAACTTACGATTCTCTTGGAGTGAATCAGGAGTTACAACAAGTGGTGTGCTTGTGTGGGAAGAAAGGGTTGGCCACTTCGGGCAACTATCGTAATTATCATGAAAATAATGGGGTAAAATATGGCCATACCATTAATCCGAAAACCGGTTATCCTGCCCAGCAAGATATATTGAGTGCCACCATCATTGCAGATAATTGTATGACAGCTGATGCTTACGCCACTGCATTTATGGCTATGGGGATGGAGAAGGCTAAATTACTTAAGGAGAAAGCTCCTTGTATAGAATATTTTATTATATATGCCGACAAGAAAGGTAAATTATGTACTGAATATTCCAAGGGATTTACTCAATATTTATTTGAATAA
- a CDS encoding UpxY family transcription antiterminator: MYAIQSAQWFVLRTNYSRELKVMKQLADKNIQCFIPMKYKNIIKDEQRKRIKVPYIHNMVFVNIARNILDSFIAQSDFNCPVSYMKKNNSNEPIIIPQQEMNNFMLVAGCNQENLIFLNDGIEKFAQSDQVRVIGGLLEGLEGYVVRIRRDRKVVVSLQGVVAVAISGIHPSLLEKIH; this comes from the coding sequence ATGTACGCTATTCAATCCGCTCAATGGTTTGTTTTAAGGACAAATTATAGTCGTGAGCTTAAAGTGATGAAACAACTAGCAGATAAAAACATTCAATGTTTCATACCCATGAAGTATAAAAACATCATTAAAGACGAACAGAGGAAACGTATAAAAGTTCCCTACATTCACAATATGGTGTTTGTCAATATTGCACGTAATATATTGGATTCATTTATAGCCCAATCAGATTTTAATTGCCCAGTTAGCTATATGAAAAAAAACAATTCAAATGAACCAATAATCATACCCCAGCAAGAAATGAATAATTTTATGCTAGTCGCAGGATGCAATCAAGAAAATTTAATCTTTTTGAATGACGGAATTGAGAAGTTTGCACAGTCTGATCAAGTTCGCGTAATCGGAGGTTTATTAGAAGGTTTGGAAGGTTATGTTGTACGTATTCGTCGAGATCGGAAAGTCGTCGTTTCATTACAAGGTGTAGTAGCCGTAGCAATTTCGGGCATACACCCCTCTTTATTAGAAAAAATACATTGA
- a CDS encoding nucleotide sugar dehydrogenase, with product MDKKQLLDKIHNRQIITGVVGLGYVGLPLSVEKAKAGFKTIGFDVQKEKVDMVNAGHNYIGDVVDSELSELVKEGMLSATTDFSFVKDVDFIAICVPTPLDAHQQPDISYVESSVKAIAQYLTPNTMVVLESTTYPGTTEELIKPILEQGSGLKCGEDFYLGFSPERVDPGNLIYKTKNTPKVVGAIGKDAQEVISAVYAAVLGDNVHVVSSPAVAEMTKILENTYRNINIGLINELAILANRMGIDIWEVIEAAKSKPFGFTPFYPGPGLGGHCIPLDPYYLSWKAREYGFHTSMIESSMMINDRMPEYVVERCSIVLNRFCKSLKQARILVLGVAYKQDIDDYRESPALRVIEELQKAGAIVSFYDPYIPIYKYKGINHDGEKNLTEDLIESADLVVVTAAHITVDYDFVQQHARAIFDTKNVMKKVVTRENIEVL from the coding sequence GTGGATAAAAAACAATTATTAGACAAAATTCACAACCGACAAATCATTACTGGAGTTGTAGGTTTGGGGTATGTAGGACTTCCTTTATCAGTAGAGAAAGCCAAAGCAGGATTTAAAACCATAGGTTTTGACGTGCAGAAAGAAAAAGTGGATATGGTGAATGCCGGTCATAATTATATAGGCGATGTGGTAGATTCCGAATTATCAGAGTTGGTGAAAGAAGGAATGTTGTCAGCAACAACAGATTTTTCATTTGTCAAAGACGTGGATTTTATTGCCATTTGTGTGCCGACCCCATTGGATGCTCATCAGCAACCAGATATTAGTTATGTTGAATCGTCAGTTAAAGCTATAGCTCAGTATCTCACTCCAAACACAATGGTTGTTCTCGAATCGACCACCTATCCCGGAACAACAGAAGAATTAATAAAGCCAATATTGGAACAGGGTTCTGGCTTGAAATGTGGAGAGGATTTTTATCTCGGATTCTCGCCTGAGCGCGTTGATCCAGGTAACCTTATTTATAAGACAAAAAATACCCCAAAGGTCGTTGGTGCAATAGGTAAAGATGCGCAAGAGGTGATAAGTGCTGTATATGCCGCTGTATTGGGGGATAATGTACATGTGGTGTCTTCACCAGCGGTAGCCGAAATGACAAAAATATTAGAAAACACTTATAGAAACATAAACATCGGTTTGATAAATGAATTAGCCATTCTTGCCAATCGTATGGGTATCGATATTTGGGAAGTAATAGAAGCCGCCAAATCAAAACCATTTGGCTTTACGCCATTTTATCCCGGTCCTGGGTTGGGCGGACATTGCATTCCCCTGGATCCTTATTATTTGAGTTGGAAAGCACGCGAATATGGTTTTCATACTTCAATGATTGAATCGTCCATGATGATTAATGACCGAATGCCGGAATATGTAGTAGAACGTTGCAGCATCGTATTGAACCGTTTCTGTAAATCACTCAAACAAGCCAGAATATTAGTGTTGGGGGTAGCCTATAAACAAGATATTGACGACTATAGAGAAAGTCCAGCTCTTCGAGTAATTGAAGAATTGCAGAAGGCAGGTGCAATCGTGTCATTCTATGATCCATATATTCCTATATATAAATATAAAGGAATAAATCATGACGGAGAAAAGAATCTGACGGAAGATTTGATAGAATCAGCCGATTTGGTTGTCGTTACTGCTGCTCATATCACTGTAGATTATGATTTTGTACAACAACATGCACGTGCAATCTTCGATACAAAGAACGTAATGAAAAAGGTAGTAACCAGAGAGAATATCGAAGTTTTATAA